From a region of the Coffea arabica cultivar ET-39 chromosome 3e, Coffea Arabica ET-39 HiFi, whole genome shotgun sequence genome:
- the LOC140038471 gene encoding uncharacterized protein, producing the protein MDRQVVGKGRGRPTRQHPEAGRDREPEVNPDQRQEGGAGDGVATAINRITDVLERLTEHQAAGPVRHPGGPADSDDRALERFLKFEPPKFYGGPEPEIAEGWWERISDIFAALNYPEERQVTFAAFQFEGAARSWWNLVRTNWDMNRTPRTWANFTREFNAKFLPPLIQEKREDDFIKCKQGAMSVAEYEVQFTKLSRFAPELVATEQRRVRRFVQGLNVELQESLAAIRIDTFAEAVERAHSSREPTFGNAPPAKVGRGTSGVYSSGAPRGAQARGNGARSAGGRNNGARGGPIGRGQPRNRPQEGRAIVPQATCAYCKKSGHSMDSCWKKQGRCLRCGSSEHQISGCPKMQEETPQNARPNNSGGSRPTVPARVYALGDQPVPDSSEVVEGTLLIFHRLAKVLIDPGATHSFVNPSFMSGIDVQPVKLPFDLEVRTPMGNKNVITNLAYKDCEFWIGEHRMLVDLISLDIKGYDVIIGMDFLGHYHAKLDCRAKVVEFCIPGEATLRLDVKGRLASSAMISGIRARKMLSKGAQVMPFGLTNAPAAFMDLMQRVFKKYLDQFVVVFIDDILIYSKTREEHAKHLEVVLQILREHKLYAKFSKCEFWLTEISFLGHRVSEDGIAVDPAKVEAVMNWKQPETPTEVRSFLGLAGYYRRFIQDFSKIAGPMTELTKKGAKFVWTPKCESSFQELKKRLTSAPVLVLPDGGEGYAVYSDASREGLGCVLMQMGKVVAYASRKLKPHEQNYPTHDLELAAVIFALKKWRHYLYGVTFEVFTDHKSLKYLFSQKELNLRQRRWVEFLEDYDCSINYHPGKANVVADALSRKAQVAGLMVKEWDMLEEISGWNPRLENLKVLFGNLSLKSPLLERIKEAQKTDPMILKNLGRVQKREALDFKLGPEGVLRFQDRIVVPSDEEIRKEILEESHRSKYTIHPGVTKMHHDVKKLYWWEGLKKDVAAFVQKCLICQQVKAEHQKPSGLLQPLEIPEWKWEHITMDFVTGLPKSQKGFDAIWVIVDRLTKSAHFLPVSMSFSLEKLVKLYTEEILRLHGIPVSIVSDRDPRFVSRFWQKFQESLGTKLRFSTAYHPQTDGQSERTIQTLEDLLRSCILDFGGKWSNYMTLVEFAYNNSYQASIQMAPYEALYGRRCRSPIHWDEVGEKKIVDPTVIPWIEEAQEKVKLIRERLQVAQSMENGNGHAYGNGAPNGHIEPLRSISYRPRGGGAQIRYTPADRHPRCQCRAMYAYPNELVLSLDDERRHLKDANFTLSQDVEELSIMVDTQFDRIAEQEQRIAAEHTRPELPA; encoded by the exons ATGGATCGCCAAGTGGTAGGAAAGGGCCGCGGAAGACCCACTAGACAACACCCGGAAGCGGGTAGAGATAGAGAGCCCGAGGTCAATCCTGACCAAAGGCAAGAGGGTGGGGCCGGAGACGGAGTGGCCACCGCTATCAATCGTATCACTGACGTCCTAGAGCGCTTGACTGAACACCAAGCTGCTGGACCAGTGCGCCATCCAGGAGGCCCAGCCGATTCTGACGACCGGGCACTGGAGAGGTTTCTAAAGTTCGAACCTCCTAAGTTCTACGGAGGACCTGAACCTGAGATAGCTGAGGGATGGTGGGAGAGAATCTCTGACATCTTCGCAGCTTTGAACTACCCAGAGGAGCGGCAGGTAACTTTTGCCGCAtttcagtttgagggagctGCTCGCTCCTGGTGGAATCTGGTTAGGACTAACTGGGACATGAATCGTACTCCAAGGACTTGGGCaaacttcacaagggagttcaatGCCAAATTCCTCCCACCgctcatccaagaaaagagggaggatgattTCATAAAATGTAAGCAGGGGGCGATGAGCGTCGCCGAGTATGAAGTCCAGTTTACCAAGCTATCTCGatttgctcctgaattggtaGCCACGGAGCAAAGGAGAGTCAGAAGGTTTGTacagggtttgaatgtggagCTACAGGAAAGTTTAGCTGCTATAAGGATAGATACCTTCGCTGAGGCTGTTGAAAGAGCGCA CAGTAGTCGGGAGCCGACTTTTGGAAATGCTCCACCAGCCAAAGTGGGCCGAGGAACTAGTGGAGTGTATAGTTCTGGTGCACCACGAGGCGCCCAAGCAAGAGGAAATGGGGCCAGGAGTGCAGGAGGACGAAATAATGGAGCTAGAGGGGGACCAATTGGAAGAGGACAACCTAGGAATCGGCCGCAAGAGGGTCGAGCAATAGTTCCTCAAGCAACATGTGCTTATTGCAAGAAATCTGGTCATTCTATGGATAGTTGCTGGAAGAAGCAAGGAAGGTGCTTGAGATGCGGAAGTAGTGAGCACCAAATCTCTGGATGTCCAAAGATGCAGGAAGAGACTCCTCAGAACGCTAGACCAAACAATTCTGGAGGGAGCCGACCAACAGTTCCTGCCCGAGTGTATGCCTTAGGGGACCAACCTGTACCCGACTCCTCggaggtagtggaaggtacACTCCTGATTTTTCACCGACTAGCTAAAGTATTGATTGACCCTGGGGCAACCCATTCTTTCGTTAATCCATCTTTTATGTCTGGAATAGATGTGCAACCAGTTAAATTACCCTTTGATCTTGAAGTTAGGACACCCATGGGTAATAAGAATGTAATCACTAACTTGGCTTATAAGGATTGTGAATTCTGGATTGGAGAGCATAGGATGCTAGTGGATTTGATTAGTCTGGATATAAAAGGTTACGATGTTATTATAGGAATGGATTTTCTAGGTCACTATCATGCTAAACTTGACTGTCGAGCAAAAGTGGTGGAATTTTGTATACCTGGTGAAGCAACCCTGAGGTTAGATGTTAAGGGTAGGTTAGCATCTTCTGCTATGATCTCAGGAATTCGAGCAAGGAAAATGTTGTCTAAAGGAGCGCAAG tcaTGCCTTTCGGATTGACCAATGCACCagctgctttcatggatttgATGCAGAGAGTTTTTAAGAAATACTTGGATCAGTTTGTAGTGGTTTTCATAGATGATATCTTGATCTACTCTAAGACTCGTGAGGAACACGCTAAGCACCTAGAGGTGGTTTTGCAGATATTAAGGGAACATAAGCTATATGCCAAATTCAGCAAGTGTGAGTTCTGGTTGACTGAGATATCTTTTCTAGGGCACAGAGTTTCTGAGGATGGTATTGCCGTGGACCCGGCAAAAGTGGAAGCCGTTATGAATTGGAAACAACCAGAAACTCCAACTGAAGTTAGAAGCTTCTTGGGTTTAGCAGGTTATTATAGGAGATTTATTCAGGATTTCTCGAAAATTGCAGGACCTATGACTGAGCTAACCAAGAAAGGAGCTAAGTTTGTCTGGACTCCGAAGTGCgagtcaagttttcaggaactaaAGAAGCGGTTAACATCCGCTCCCGTTTTGGTTTTACCTGACGGAGGTGAAGGTTATGCTGTATATTCTGATGCTTCCAGAGAAGGTctgggatgtgttttaatgcaaatgGGTAAGGTAGTTGCTTACgcttctaggaaattgaaaccccacgaGCAAAACTACCCAACTCATGATCTAGAACTAGCCGCAGTAATTTTcgccttgaagaaatggagacactacttgtACGGCGTGACTTTCGAGGTTTTTACGGATCATAAGAGCCTCAAGTATCTGTTCTCccaaaaggagctgaatttgagacaaaggcgatgggtagaattcctggaagattatgactgctcGATTAATTATCACCCAGGGAAAGCCAACGTGGTGGCTGACGCTCTAAGTAGGAAGGcccaagtagcagggttaatggtAAAAGAGTGGGATATGTTAGAGGAAATAAGTGGTTGGAACCCTCGCTTGGAGAACTTGAAGGTTTTATTTGGGAATCTATCATTGAAGTCACCGTTACTAGAGCGTATTAAGGAGGCCCAGAAAACGGACCCTATGATTCTGAAGAATTTGGGGAGAGTACAAAAAAGGGAAGCCTTAGACTTCAAATTAGGGCCTGAAGGGGTATTGAGGTTTCAAGATCGAATTGTGGTTCCGTCAGATgaagaaataagaaaagaaattttggaagaatcaCATCGATCAAAGTATACCATACACCCAGGTGTGACCAAGATGCATCATGATGTAAAGAAATTGTACTGGTGGGAAGGTTTGAAAAAGGACGTGGCAGCATTTGTGCAAAAATGCTTGATctgccaacaagtgaaagctgaacaccaaaaaccctctgGTTTATTGCAGCCGTTGgaaatccctgaatggaaatgggaacatataACAATGGACTTTGTAACGGGCTTAcctaaaagtcaaaaaggttttgatgcaatttgggtaatagtcgATCGACTCACTAAGTCTGCACATTTCCTACCTGTAAGCATGAGTTTCTCATTGGAGAAATTAgtcaagttgtacacagaagagatcCTAAGGTTACATGGTATTCCCGTGAGTATCGTGTCTGATCGAGATCCGAGGTTTGTCTCGcgtttttggcaaaaatttcaagaatctttggggactaagttgagaTTTAGTACTGCGTATCATCCCCAAACCGACGGGCAGTCGGAAAGGACAATTCAGACTTTGGAGGACTTGCTGAGGtcgtgtatattggattttggaggtaaatggaGTAATTAtatgactttagtggaatttgcttataataatAGCTATCAGGCTTCAATCCAGATGGCACCTTATGAGGCTTTGTATGGGAGAAGGTGCCGATCTCCaattcattgggatgaagttggagaaaagaaaatcgTAGACCCTACAGTTATACCTTGGATAGAAGAAGCTCAAGAGAAAGTAAAATTGATCAGAGAAAGGCTTCAAGttgctcaga